TCCCGGCCGGTCCGTGCAGGATGACCCCTCCCACCGCCCTTCAGAGCCTGCATGAGAAAACCCGCTTTCCGGGGCCACACAGACGCGACGGGCGCGCTCTTTGCAAACAGCACACGATGCTGCTGGTGGTCACCCCGAGAAGCTTGGGGGAGTCAGTGATGGGTCCTAGCACCAGGTTAGGTGGAGGGCTCCTGGGGGTTGATGACAGCAATCAACAACGGATCATCCGCCAATTAGAAATGGGCCACGTGGACCCGTAACAGAAGCGAGTCAGGAGCTGAGAGCCCGAACTGATCCGGTTCTAAGATCTAAGGTCTACAAGAGCTGAAAGCTGGACTCCACGTTCTGAGACGCGGGACGCAGGACACGGGACACCTGACGCGGTGGGGAACACCCGTCCTCACGCTCCCAGGCAGGGGCCGACAGCCAAGGGGAAGCAGAGCAGCCCTGGAAGGACGAGTCACCGCCCCAGGCAGGTGCACCTGCACATCCCGTGAGCCCTGTGACAAGGGGACCGGCCTCCCCCTCGTAGCATGGACTAGGGCAGAAAACACAGAAACGCACAGAGCTGCATCAGGAAGGCACCATTTATTTGACTCACATGGGGTGGGTTCCCTGCTGGAGACAAGGGCTTCCCAGGGTCACAGAAGGATCCAGATCATCCTGCTCCATCCTTGTCACTGGCTTCAGAGGGTCTGCTGGGCATGTTCTTCATCTGCCCCATGCAGAACCTGGAGACCCACCGAAGGCTCGTTCCAGGAAGGGTACAGGTGTGGCCCTCGTGCCCTGGGAGCGGCCGGGAGGGAGGCTCATGGTCAGAAGCAGGACGGGGTGCTACAGGAGACGGGCCTGCAGACCAGGGTGGGGCGGGAGGGCTGGCAGGACCCAGAGGACTGGCAGGAGGAGGCCACAAACACCAGGGGCTTGCAGCTCACGGGCAGGCACACGGAGGACTGGGAGGAGGGGACGACATACACAGAGGGCCGGCAGCTCACGGGCACGGACACGGAGGGCCGGCAGCTCACGGGCACGTAGCCGGACGCCTGGCAGGGGCTGGAGGTGAAGCAGGAAGCCTGGCAGCCGGGGGAGCAGCTGGTGTAGCACATGTTGGCACGGAGCTGGGCTGGTGtcggggaggagggtggaggtgtCTGGAGGGTGCTCCCGGGGCGGCCTTTATACCCGGGCTGGAGCGTCCTGGCAACACAGAGCCGCCTGTTGACTTCCTTGTTTGCGTCTCCTCCAGGCTGTCTCCCAGGACTTGGTTTTCTGCTGCGGGTGTTTTACGTGTTTGGGCCTCACCCTCATGACTACCTGCCCTCGTCAAGCTCCTCTCACACTTGGAAACCTGCCCGGGTGCCTCGCCAGCACCGGCCGGGCCCCGCCTCCCCCTTACGGAGTCGCCAGAGCTACTTGTGTGTGGACCTGCCAACCCGGACGTCCCCATGTCCCTCCCTCTGTGCGCGCCGACAGTCCCCAAACGGCCTCCCCCACGTCAGGAAGGCTCCGGGGCAGACGCCGGGAGAACGAGGGAGTCTGGCCGGTGTCTGAGCGTCCCCGGAGCTTCAGGCCGGAGGCCCAGCGCTGGCCACCTGCCCACGGCGTGAGCGTCGCACAGAACTCCCGGCGGGCAGTGACCTCGGACCCCGTCTTGAGAAAGCCCCCTCGTTCAAGACGCACCATCAGCAAAACCGCGAACCTCCAGCATGGAGACGCAGCCCCACCAGAAGCAGGGGCGTCCTGGGAAGTGTGCGCGGCCGCGGCACGAGATAGCACCCCCGCACCCATGCAGCCCACAGACGTCACGGCCCCGGGGACTCAGATGGGCAGCTGTTGGCGTCTGGTGGCggggctccctctcctccctgggctcTCGCCCGACTCCTACCACCAGAAGGCCAGCAGGGAAGCCCACGCTCCGCCGTCCGCGGGGCTCTGGCTCGTAGACTCCGGAGTCCATCGACACCCCCCCCAGCCCTGACAGTGAGAAGCCCCCAGGATTTAGTGCAGAAGATGGTATTTGTGAAAACAGCTGTGCAAGAGGCTGCTGAATTATAAGACTTGGGACTGGTTtatgagaattttccagaacagGGGCCCAAAGATGGACACACAGTTCAGCGAGGTCCAGGCACCCAAAGGGACACACGTATGGACCCAGAGAAGCACAGGCCACGGCTGTTCGTCAGGGAGGCCCTGTTCCCTGtcctgggtcccctccctgagGAGAGACACCCATCTGTGCTcccggcacccccaccccaccccgctccACTCCACTCCCCTTCGCACTCTTTgcacaataaataaatcttgaaaagaaaaagaaaaaagagcctgTGAGCCGGTGCCAGACAGTCTAACGCACAGGTCAGTTCAGTCTCCAGAGGGAAGAATGAAATCAAAGCATAAAATGTGTAGAAGACTCAACGGACAGTTCTCCcaaactagatttaaaaaaaaaaaaaaaaaaaggacactgacCTACAGGTGTCCCGGGATCTTTGAGAAAAACCCAAGCTGGATAAATACACAGACTCTGGGCCGGCCCGTCTGCAGAGGGCACCCGCTGGGGTCCGCCCGCACAGGGCCATCTCAGCCGGAAGACTCTGGCCTCTTTTGGGGGGCAGAGCGGGTGTCATCTAGGATTTTCCAGGACAGCGTGTCACTGACCAGAGTCTGTTCTGGGAGCCACACTCCTCGCCAAGCCCTCCGAGTGTTGTATCAACGACAGCAGGTGGATTGAGCTTCGCCCGCTTGATCgctgcccctctcccctggggCCCCACCGAGGCCAAGACCAACGGCACCACCTCTGCTGCCTGGACTTGGAAGCTCGCAGCACAGACAAACGTGGAATCTTGGAGAACAACCCAGGGAAACCCGACGGAGCGACGGTAGCCATCTCGCCCTCCCCTCAAGCACACAAGTCAGGCACAGTGATGAGCCCTCAACAAGCGGCTCGGATGGGCTCCCGAGAGGAAGGAAACACACAGCGCCCTCCCCCTGTGCCCGGCCCGCTACCCCGGGCGGTCGGTGTCCCAATGGCAGGATAGTGAGCTGGGGGGTCTTGGCAGAACATGGTGGGCCACTTGCTGAGCAGAAACACGGTACTGGTTGGCGCAGTGGAAGCATCTAGAATCTGAAGAGTGGATGGGACACCAGGAAGGAGGGAGCACGCATGAGTCTGTGAGAGTCCCGTGTAAATCTGCGGAAGGCAGCAGGGCCGTCTACACTCAGGGCAACACCACCGGAGGCTTAACATTGAGCATCTGCCATAGGATTGagagtacaggggcacctgggtggctcagtggtttagcgccacctgcaccccaggtgtgatcctggagacccgggatcgagtcccacatcgggctccctgcatggagcctgcttctccctctccttgtgcctctgcctctctctctgggtctttcatggataaataaataaaatcttaaaaaaaaaaaaaaaggatggagatGCAGCCCCCCCAGCAACCTGCTAAGACCCCGTACAGCCACACCCAGGGAGCAGCGACCATACCTACGGTGAGGCCCACTCCAGACCTGCCCTAAAAAGCCAACCCAGGACAGCACTTCCAGAGAAGACAGTTTGGCATCTGAGTCCTGCCAAGAGAAGGAGCTTAGGAATCACTCTGAAGTCTCCACAGACCAGGCGAAGAAGGTGTAAAGCCAGGCTTGGCCACATTCAAGATGATCACCCAGTGATGGACTCTCTGCCAGGACGAACATCAGTAGCCAGTGAGCGAGAACACACAGACTTCCTGAATGTATTATCACTCATTTcaatagacaataaaaaaaaaaccccactagaCAAAAAGGGTATAGACAATGTAATCCGCAGTTAAAGGAACAAATCAATCGGCAGTAATGAAACTCGGGATGGTCTGGACACTTGGCTGGGCAAACGGTGGCCGTAGAGCAGCTACTATAAATGTGTCCCAAGAGTCGAAGGAGGATacattcaaagaattaaaggaaagggTTATTGTCATGACTGAATGGAGAGGGGATGTCAGGCAGTTCAGTGGGAACCAGTGGGAAATGGGAATTAGAACTGAAAACACGACAGTGGAGATGGGATGTCCCCTGGGAAGTCGTCATGGCAGAGTGAAATCGGGGAATAAAGGGTGTGCAAGAGTGAGTGCACCTCGAGGGAGATCGTCTAACCcgaaagagaaggaagagctaagaaaaatacacagaggggcccccgggggctcagcggtggagcatctgccttcagcccagggcgtaaccccagggtcctgggatcgagtcccccattaagctccccacagggagcctgctactccctctgcctctgcctctctctgtgtgtgtctctcatgaataaataaataaaatcttgaaaaaaaaaaaaagaaaagaaaagaagaccccccccccaggtggctcagtcagttgggcatctgactcttgatttcagctcaactcatgatctcagggttatgagatcgagccccatatcgggctctgcactcagtagggggagtctgcttgggattatctccctctgcctccgcctctgcccctcctccactcgcactctctctaaaataaataaataaatctttaaaaaaagtgggggggagaaagaaaaactagcCTGTGAGCCGGTGCCAGACAGACTCACGCACGGGTCAGTTCAGTCTCCAGAGGGAAGAATGAAATCAAAGCATAAAAtatgtagaagtaaaaaaaaaaattaaaaaaattaaaaaataaaatatgtagaagtCTTACCAGACAGTTCTCCcaaactagattaaaaaaaaaaaaaaaaggacaccgaCTTATAGGAGTCCCAGGATCTTTGAGAAAAACCCAAGctggataaatacaaagaacactGTATCTGGGCACATACCAGAGGGATGAAAACCAAAAGGACAGAGCAAAGCCTTCAAAGCAGTGAGAGGAAAATCACTTCACGGAGAAGAAATGGTGACAGCTGACTTGTCATGAGAAGTGGAGACCAGAGGACAAGGTGCTGAGGGGCTCAGGACAAACAGCGCCGATCAAGAGGTGTACGtataggggaaaaaagggggagagaaagaaaagaaaggaaagtcttTTGAAACGGTGAAATGAAACCTTTCCAGACACTTGGAAGCCAGGAGGGCGGCTCCAGTGCAGAGGGCACGAGCGGGGGCGGGGAGGtgccggggtggggggtctgcaggcaggaggagggcaggcaggtgggccGCGCCGGCAGGTGTAAAGGTGTGTTCGTGCTTTCTCGAGAGACAAGCGACCGACTGACATGTGCGACTCTGTTACTGGGTCACGTCTGGATGTGTGGTCACCCGTGGTTGCCCCGAATCCTCTTCACGTGGCCGGAGCCAATGGAGGGGCGTGTGGAGGGCTGGCCTCACGGACTCGTGGCTCGTCCACAGGTCACGCCGGGGAGGGTCACGCGCCGTGGGCTGTCGGAGGACGCGGGCTGTTCACTGTCTCAGCACCCACCACAGCATGAgcccctctgtccccacctgcAGACTCAGGGGGACCCACCAGCGGGGGAGAGGGCCACCCCTGCGATGTGGCGCCAGCGCTGATGTGCGTGCTCTGGCTGACGTATAAGAGCAAAGGGCCAGGGAGCGCGGGGACACCGGtccacacccctgcccccgccTCCACCGCAGAAGGGACTCGGGGAAGGTCAAACCTGCTCTGCTGGACCTGGGCTGGGGGAGCACCCGGCGTGGGCCGCTcaccctcccctgcccagctGGGCTCCGGCTGCTGTGCCCCGTCTAGGAAGGCAACTCGCCAGAGAGCTCGGGAGCCACACGGGCCACACAGATGGGACTGACGCTTCCACCTGTCTGTCACTCAGTCTCGTCTGTCCTGGCCGACTCGGGACCTGAGGGTATGTCACCATGGAACCCCTGAAGTCCCGCATAATCTGGCACCGAGGTCGAGGCCCTGGACTCCAGGGTGCAACCGAGCAGCTTCAGATTCCTGCTGCTTCACCCGGTGGTGAGAAGGCCCGCACGTCAGGGACTCTGACTGCACCTCCGTGTAAGTGGGGTCCCCCCCACTCCTTGGATGGTGACAGGGATCGCTGACTAATCCAGAATGAGTGGATCCACGTGCAAGGGTCGGGTCCGCACGGTGCCCGGCGCAGGGCTGGGACTGTGTGACGTGTGTGACGCGGCCAAGGCCACCGGCCACGAGGAGCCCTGCCGCTTGGCTCTGGTCCGTCGGGAAGATTCTGGATCATGGAGTTTCCAAACTGACCCCGGTCTGGCAAACAGGACGGTGCTTGTGTGGACTGAGGACGGTGTATCAGCTCGGGGAGGCACCCCAACATCCCGATGTGGGGTCCCCTGTACCCAGCTGACGGTCCCTCGCCATCCTACCCGGGCTCTGAATCCAGAACTCCCCGGGCCGCTGGGTCACGGCGAGCCTGCAGCTGACACAGGGTTTCCTGAACTGAGTCACTCGCACCAGGAACTCCGGGAAGAGACGcggaggatgaggaggaaaacCATCAGGCGCCTGGAGGAAGGGACGCCACAGCTGGGTATAAAGGCCACCGGGGAGGAGCCTCCAGACCAGCCTGTCCTCGTCCCTGACTCCACTCCAGCCCCACTCTCCACCATGTGCCACACCAGCTGCTCCGAGGGCTGCCAGCCGGCCTGCTGCGTGCCCAGCTCCTGCCAGGTGTCCAGCTGTGTGCCCAGCTCCTGCCAGGTGTCCAGCTGCGTGCCCAGCTCCTGCCAGGTGTCCAGCTGTGTGCCCAGTTCCTGCCAGGTGTCCAGCTGCATGCCCAGCTCCTGCCAGGTGTCCAGCTGTGTGCCCAGTTCCTGCCAGGTGTCCAGCTATGTGCTCAGCCCCTGCCAGGTGTCCAGCTGCGTACCCAGTTCCTGCCAGGTGTCCAGCTATGTGCTCAGCCCCTGCCAGGTGTCCAGCTGCGTGCCCAGCTCCTGCCAGGTGTCCAGCTGTGTGCCTGTGAGCTGCAGGCCCGTTGTGTGCTTTCCAGTGAGCTGCAAGCCTGCCGTGTGCCTGCCCGTGAGCTGCAAGCCCATCGTGTATGTGGCCTCCTCCTGCCAGTCCTCTGGCTGCTGCCAGCCCTCGTGCCCCACCCTGGTCTGCACCCCTGGCCCCTGCGGCACCCCTAACTGCTGCTAACAAGTCACCTGGAACATCCATATCTGCTATTGACCTCTCCCGCCCTGTCTCATTCCTGAAGCACTGACGGAGCCACAGTGCACAGAGGCTAGAATTCCCTCCTGCTTTTCCTATCCATGAAAGCTTAGtgatctattaaaaataaatctctgtgcTCCTCAGTTCTGTATCTTTCTGTGATTTTGCCCtgaagctgcttctccctgtcaTCTGCTTCCTTGGACAAGCCAGTGAGTGAGAAGTCGTCCTGTCCAAGGGCGGTTCTCCTGGGACGGTCATGCCCTTCCGCATGTTGGGGAGCCCCTCTGAGACACGTGGAGACCCAGGCTGTTGAATCTGAATGGGGCATTCTTTCCCACTGTTTCAAATGAGGACTTCGTGCACGGTTCTTGGGATCCTAGAAACCACCAACTTCCTTCAATGACAAAAGGAAGAGGCACAGCCTGAGTGACCCGCAGTAGCTTGCAGTTCCCAAGAAGAGAGGTTCATTGTGTGACACCCCAAAGGTTGCACCAAGGAGCCAGGGTTACAGGGATACAGATCTCCACTCAAGGAAGAAAGAGTTCCCTAAAAGTCAGAGCTACCCTGCAAGATAATGAGCAGCAAGATGCTGTTCCAGCTTCTGGGTGAGGAGGGCTTGAAGAGAAGGCACATTTATTCCACTCTCTTACTAACAGATCTGGAATCAACCCACATGGCCATCAACGGGGACAGATCAACAAGCCACAAGAGTCCTACAATGGAATAAAAATCAGCAATTAAGAGGACCACACTGCTTTTGCAACAGCATgaacaaatctcaaaaacatgatgTTGGTGAATGGAGTCAGACAGTAGAGCACCTGCTTCATGATTCCATTTAAGTGAGGCTCTCAGAAGAGCTGAGCtaatttactgtttttaaaaatcagaacaaaaataataaaaaaaatattgaacaatggctgtttctggagattttgaGTGAAACTGAGTAGGTGGAGGAAGACACTTGGGGAGGCTGGTGAGGTCCAGGGCCAGAGGGGCGGGCACAGGTCACATCCAAGACCCTGATAAGGCTGGGTGCACGGTCAAGTTGTGGGCCCTGATAGGGTTTGGGCTACTCAGGTGtttttgcatttgtcaaaattcatcgAGTGAAACACCCCTAAGATTCATAGGATTTCACacacaaaagcacaaaaataaaattcctgttAATGATACGCTTCCTAAGTGTTTGAGTGAAGTGTACTTGTTTGTCACTTACTTTGAAATGCTCAGAAAAATAAGATGTATGGATAAGAGGGGTGGTTTGATGGACAAGTATCTGAGAAAGTAAATGAGGCTCAGTGTTAGCTATGGGCTCCAGGAGTTGGGTATGTGGATATGCACTGTTTAATTCCTTCAGctcttctgtatgtttgaaatttttcacaataaaatgaaagtaaaaatagttACAAATAATTGTTGAGCTtagtagtttaaaataaaattttccttataaaaaaaatagaagccaaaaTGGGATTCCTGCTTTGGATAGGAAATTAAACCAATAGCCTCCATGCTGTGGCAACCTAATGTTCCGAGTGAGTTGGGGTGCACACAAAGAGAATTTGGGTACCCAGCATTCAAATGGAATGAGGGTGGACTGTGGATCAGCCAAATACCCAGAGTATCGGGTGGTTGTGGGAAAGCCATCACTCCAGGAGAGCTGACGCTTCCATTCAAGATGGTGGGCTGAGCCCACCAATCCCATCTCCACCCTCCCAGGACCCACTGTGTGGGAGAAGCCAGCTTATGATGGGTAAGGGACTCAACAAATGCAATGGGAAGCAGAGGCGAGTGTGCTCACCCCAAAGCAAGGCAGAGGACGTAGGAACCAGTGGGCCCTAGAACATGACATCCCCTGCTCCTGATGAGGCCCAGTGGAGGAGGAGTGTGTCCTCAATGGAGAGGAACAACCAGGGCCACCGAGGCAGGCACCCCCCCCAAGGCAGAATGTCCAGCAGTCCCACTTCTCCCCAAACACCACTAGTGTGTACCTCTAGGACAGTTGAGCACCTCACCCAGGAAGGGCTGAGGTTCCCGGAGAGCTGTTGTCACCCGCAGGTGCATAGCTCTCATTCTGGCTTCTGAGCTCCCAAATTTCTTATTCCCGAGACCCCCACCTCCAATCCCAGAGTGCCACGTCAACTTCCCCACATGGGTGAGCTTTCTCTAACTCGACACAGGCTGACACAGGTGGAAAAGGAGCCCAGACCACCAAGGACCACTCCCATCCTTACCCCAGCACATGAGCAAAACCAGTGGCACAAGAAAGAAAGCCTGagacaacaaatataaaaatacaacccAGAGGAAGCATACAGTTTACAAAGCAGAAATCACCTTTTAAATTAAagtcaaaattaaatttaaaaatcttaaatatagtCAGACATCAAGAAGATGTTAGAGCCAGAAAGCAAAGGCAAGAGGCTTTGAAAGGgaacaattagaaaacaaatgcCCCAGAAGTCATAGATATCAAATGTATTGATGATATTTAACATTAAACAGAGGAGCTTGAAGATGACATGAGAAATCCCTGAGACTTAGAACAAAATGTCGAAGAGGTAGAAAGTACGAGGGAAAACAAGTCAGCATGAACGACCTCCCCCAGGAGTACAGGCTctgctgtgggggtgggggagcacaaCGAGGACACAGGGGAATGAGGAAATGCATTCCTAGAGAGGAACACATCCCACAGTAGAAGATACAGCCTCGAGGTTGAAAAGACTAAGCAATATGCCAAGAAAAACGAATGGGGAAAAACCCAGACACATCCTGTTGAAACCGCAGAGCATTAGGGATAATAAGTGGTTCCCAAAAGCATCTGCAGagaactaaacaaacaaaagtcatctgcggaaaaataaaaatcacattggCATCAGACTTGCCATTAACAGCACTGCATATGCTACAAACTTCAGGAACGGCACCCGCAGTCGTGGTGACTGGAATCCACCCTGTGCTTCCACACATGAGCAACGCTACAAATAAACAGATGAttggaaaaatacataaacaGTGTGTAAATGAGCAGCGAGCACAACAGCAAGTTATTGGTAATAGATGTAGTAAATAAGCCTGTTTTTCTAAAACTAAGTGACATGTATTTTCTCGTGTGGTCATCTGCTTTTCAGCGTTTTTTAAGGCgttttttaaggcagtgaaaatcacatctgaaataataaaatatcaggtTATAAATTAAACGAAAGGGTAAAAGACCTGTGCACCGATAACTATAAAACATGCAGCAAGAGCAGAAGACACGagcatcccatgttcatggatgggAAGACTTTACATTATGGTGGCAGGACTAACCAAAGCGTCatgcagattcaatgcaatccttattaaaaaaccaagaacccggcagcccgggtggctcagccatttagcactgccttcagcccagggcgtgatcctggagaccggagagaCGCTGTCGGACCCACAGGTAGGAGGGCCTGGAGGAGCGGGACTGGGAGCCAGAGAAGAGgctggggtcagggctggggcGTGGGTGGCACGGGAGGCGGTGGCTAATGGGGACAGAGCGCCCTGCACTCACGGCCAGGGGGGCGGTGCCCCCCACACACTGACACACGGAGAAGCGCTCACCCCCCAGGACTCCCCTGGACAGCTCGGGCTGCCTCGAGGACGGCCTGCGCTCCACCCACACCTGACCACGGGGCCCGGCCCAGGGCGGCCTCCCCTGAAAGCTGGACCCACGACCCCAGCTCCTTGCACCGATGTGCCCTGCACAGCCACGGGGTCTCCGCGGAAACACAGGCCACCTCGTCTCCTTGGGGGCCAAGGGCCTCACCCCAGAGTGCCGATCCAGGCCCAGGTGGCCTCGCCAGCGACAACACCCTTCACGTGCCCTCCCTGTCTCGGCACGTGCACGGGCACCCACTCAGCAGCATACCCTCACCTTGGTCCCCCGCGTCACCCTCAGTAATACAATCTGCCTTCCTCGCTGGTCACCTGGCTTCCGCTCACCATGGCGTGGACATCCCGACCACCCAGGAGAGTGGGGGCCGCTCCAGGGGCCTGCACCTGCCTCGGCTCCGGAAGGATGGGCCCTGGCCCTCGGGGGATAGCAGCCTCAGCTCCCCACGCTCCCCAGAGAGGCCCCTCACCACCTCCAGAAGGGGACTCCAAGGCGAGGCAGACCCCCCCGGAGCTCCTGGGCGCGCACACTGCCTGGCCGCTCCTCCATCCCACTCCCCTGGTGACACCAGGCTCCctctctggaccccaggacctccaccaccaccacggACCAGACCCCGAACGCGGCACCAGGATGGTTCCCCCTCCCTTCGCGGACCTTCCGCCACAGGGTGGGCAGCCGGGCAGCAATCACGACCTGAAGCTGGCGGGCCTGCGCGGACACTTGCAGGGgctcccctggccctgccccagctAGGCGCAGCCTCCCAGGGGGCAGATCCCCGCCCTCAGACCCTGGGCCCCACACAGGCAGCCGATGTAGCTCACAAGCGCCCCTGCCCCACACCCGGGACTCGGGCAGGCTGTGCCTCTGCGCTAAGCCCCTGCAGGGCCGCCTGGCTCTGCAACATGGAGGACCCTCCGTCCCGAGTCCTTGGGCGGCTGCCTGGGCCCCACAACCCCAGGGACCCACCCCTCGAGCGCCTGTGGGGCCGCTGCAACCCCAGGGACCCTCCACCGGGGCTCTGCCAGCCGCCTGGGCTCCACGACCCCGGGGATCCTCCCCCTGGGCCCTTGCCCGGCCGCCGCggctctgcctcagtttccccatcggTAAGGTAGAAACCACAGTCATTGTCACGGGGCTGATGTGTACAAAGCTGCTCAGGAGAGTTGCTGGCATAGACCTGTGACGCATGtgtttgctaaaaataaatacagctcACAGCCATTCACTGGTTCCTGGACTCGGGAGAGGATTATATCCCCAAAGAAAGATGATCGACAAAATAACGAcaataaaatatgtgtgtgtttccaCCGCGTGCTGAGGAGCATGGGGTCCAATAGTGGGAAGCCCCCAGGGAGACGCTGGGAGCAGGGGTGAGGGCGGGATCGGAACCACTGACCCGCCTGGATAACCAATGGGCCGAGCTACCCGCCGGGGTGCGCGTGACCCGGAGCCTCAGGCACCTGCTCCCACAACAGGAAAAGGCCTTTCAGGGCCTCGTGATGGACAACACGCCGCCCTGGGGTGTATATAAGCACAAACACCCGACTTCACACACTCACAGCCACACCTGcacccacacacactcacccGCACCCACACCCCGCCCCAGCACCCACACCATGGCCGCCTCCACCCTGTCCGTCTGCTCCAGCGACCTGAGCTACGGCGGCCGCGTCTGCCTGCCCGGCTCCGGCGACTCCTGCCCCGACCCCTCCTGGCAGGTGGACGACTGTCCCGAGAGCTACTGCGAGCCCCCCTGCTGCGCCCCGGCCTCCTGCCTGAccctcctctgcacccctgcGAGCTGCGtgtccagcccctgcccaccagcCTGCCCCGGCTCCTGCCAGCCCTCGTGCGgcagctgctccccctgccaggAGGGCTGCGGTGtgtctgtctgctgcaagcccgtgtgctgcacccccgtctgctgcaagcccgtgtgctgcacccctgtctgctgcaagcccgtctgctgcacccctgtctgctgcaaACCTGTGTGCTGTGAGtcctccccctgctgccagcaGTCTAGCTGCCAGCCCTCCTGCTGCAGCTCTTCCCCCTGCCAGGAAGAcagctgtgtgtctgtctgctgcaagcccatgtgctgcacccctgtctgctgcaCCCTTGTCTGCTGCAAGCGTGTCTGCTGTGAGgcctccccctgctgccagcaGTCTAGCTGCCAGCCCTCCTGCTgcagctcctccccctgccaggaagacagctgtgtgtctgtctgctgcaagcccatgtgctgcacccctgtctgctgcaagcccgtgtgctgcacccctgtctgctgcaagcccgtctGCTGCACCCCCATCTGTTGCAAGCCCGTCTGCTGCAAACCCATCTGCTGCCAGgcctccccct
This genomic window from Canis lupus familiaris isolate Mischka breed German Shepherd chromosome 31, alternate assembly UU_Cfam_GSD_1.0, whole genome shotgun sequence contains:
- the LOC100855906 gene encoding keratin-associated protein 12-3-like isoform X2 gives rise to the protein MCYTSCSPGCQASCFTSSPCQASGYVPVSCRPSVSVPVSCRPSVYVVPSSQSSVCLPVSCKPLVFVASSCQSSGSCQPSRPTLVCRPVSCSTPSCF